One genomic window of Acidovorax radicis includes the following:
- a CDS encoding glutathione S-transferase, giving the protein MLTLCGFSASNYYNKVKLALLEKGVPFTEELAWVGETDRSASPLGKVPYLRTPQGALCESAVMADYIEAAHPGHPLIPAAPFQAAKVRELITFLELHLELVARNLYPQAFFGSTVSDTARDKVGAQLEKNIAAFGQLAKFSPYVAGDTFTMADCAAIVHLPPVSAATKIIYGRDYLADLPVREYLARMGERPHVQRVNADRKTSTAAMLARPPKR; this is encoded by the coding sequence ATGCTGACACTCTGCGGCTTTTCGGCCAGCAACTACTACAACAAGGTCAAGCTCGCGCTGCTCGAAAAGGGCGTGCCGTTTACCGAAGAACTGGCCTGGGTGGGCGAGACCGACCGCAGCGCCTCGCCGCTGGGCAAGGTGCCCTACCTGCGCACGCCGCAGGGCGCACTGTGCGAATCCGCCGTGATGGCCGACTACATCGAAGCCGCCCACCCCGGGCACCCGCTGATCCCGGCCGCCCCCTTCCAGGCCGCCAAAGTGCGCGAGCTGATCACCTTTCTGGAGCTGCACCTGGAGCTGGTCGCACGCAACCTGTATCCCCAGGCTTTCTTCGGCAGCACGGTGAGCGACACCGCGCGCGACAAGGTGGGTGCGCAGCTGGAAAAGAACATCGCTGCCTTCGGCCAGCTGGCGAAGTTCAGCCCCTACGTGGCTGGCGACACCTTCACCATGGCCGACTGTGCGGCCATCGTGCACCTGCCGCCGGTCAGCGCCGCCACCAAGATCATCTATGGCCGCGACTACCTGGCCGACCTGCCCGTTCGCGAGTACCTGGCCCGCATGGGCGAACGCCCCCATGTCCAGCGTGTGAATGCAGACCGCAAAACCAGCACCGCTGCCATGTTGGCGCGCCCGCCCAAACGCTGA
- a CDS encoding TraR/DksA family transcriptional regulator, producing MDTTQAAPFRQQLLAQQSALLAQLAEQRGGVIGRAEAAADHFGQPEDPRAQMATERALEFALDERETAHLAAVQAALARIEAGTYGECTQCGAHITAARLHATPEAARCVHCQEKAEQHRRAA from the coding sequence ATGGACACGACACAAGCCGCCCCCTTCCGCCAGCAATTGCTTGCCCAACAATCTGCGCTGCTTGCGCAATTGGCCGAGCAACGCGGTGGCGTCATCGGCCGCGCCGAGGCAGCGGCTGACCACTTTGGGCAACCTGAAGACCCACGCGCCCAGATGGCCACCGAGCGAGCATTGGAGTTTGCGTTGGATGAACGCGAAACCGCCCATCTGGCCGCTGTGCAGGCCGCACTGGCCCGCATTGAAGCGGGCACCTACGGCGAATGCACGCAGTGCGGCGCCCACATCACTGCGGCCCGCCTGCATGCCACACCCGAGGCTGCGCGCTGCGTGCACTGCCAGGAAAAAGCAGAGCAGCATCGCCGCGCAGCCTGA
- a CDS encoding VOC family protein, whose protein sequence is MHSLFHLAFHVTDLDAARRFYGGVLGCQEGRSTDTWVDFDFFGHQISLHLGTPFASVRTGHVGDHMVPMPHFGVILELPDWHALAARLKAADTPFVLAPQVRFEGAPGEQWTMFFHDPSGNPIEIKGFRSLNTVYAS, encoded by the coding sequence ATGCACAGCCTCTTTCACCTCGCCTTTCACGTCACCGACCTTGACGCCGCCCGCCGCTTTTACGGCGGCGTGCTGGGGTGCCAGGAAGGCCGAAGTACCGACACCTGGGTGGACTTCGATTTCTTCGGCCACCAGATCTCTCTGCATCTGGGCACACCGTTTGCCAGTGTCCGCACCGGCCATGTCGGCGACCACATGGTGCCCATGCCACATTTTGGTGTCATCCTTGAACTACCAGACTGGCATGCACTGGCCGCGCGCCTGAAGGCGGCGGACACCCCCTTTGTGCTGGCGCCCCAGGTGCGTTTTGAAGGCGCACCGGGCGAGCAATGGACCATGTTCTTTCATGACCCGAGCGGCAATCCGATAGAGATCAAAGGCTTTCGGTCACTCAATACGGTCTACGCATCGTGA
- a CDS encoding MarC family protein codes for MNYTFASATILLLLITDPLGNIPIFANALRGVAPERRPRVILREVLIAFALLLVFLFFGAEFLRVMNLSDLSLQIAGAVVLFLIALRMIFPADSNPEAEPPGEPLIVPLAIPALAGPSALATVMLLVAQAPERRLEWVGALCVTMAVCAIVLLMAERIQRLVGERVVMAFERLMGLILVAISVEMLIRGIKQLAHQL; via the coding sequence GTGAACTACACCTTTGCGTCGGCCACCATCCTGCTTTTGCTGATCACCGATCCGCTGGGCAACATCCCCATTTTTGCGAACGCGCTGCGGGGTGTTGCGCCCGAACGCCGGCCCCGGGTGATCCTGCGGGAGGTGCTGATCGCGTTTGCGCTCCTGCTGGTGTTTTTATTCTTCGGTGCAGAGTTTCTCCGGGTGATGAACCTGAGCGATCTGTCGCTGCAGATCGCGGGCGCGGTGGTGCTTTTTCTGATTGCACTGCGCATGATTTTTCCGGCGGACTCCAACCCTGAGGCCGAGCCTCCCGGCGAGCCGCTGATCGTACCCCTCGCCATTCCGGCCTTGGCAGGCCCGTCTGCCCTGGCCACGGTGATGCTGCTGGTGGCCCAGGCCCCCGAACGACGACTTGAATGGGTGGGGGCCCTGTGCGTCACCATGGCCGTTTGCGCCATTGTGCTGCTGATGGCCGAACGCATCCAACGCCTGGTGGGCGAGCGCGTGGTGATGGCTTTTGAACGCCTGATGGGTCTGATCCTGGTCGCCATCTCGGTGGAGATGCTGATCCGCGGCATCAAGCAGCTCGCGCACCAGCTGTAG
- a CDS encoding Rrf2 family transcriptional regulator, giving the protein MRITTRGQLAVSAMTDLALRQKMRPVALSTISVRQGSSLSYLEQLFSALRRAGLVDSTRGPGGGYTLARKADQISVAEIILAVENLKADELQNMGTGQAAQVKSMTGDLWSSFNSRVMEYLQSVSLQSLVAQQLEKGVAADEPARAVAPKPKLAPKPQPLMARVGVPNSVFALGSIPLLQRR; this is encoded by the coding sequence ATGCGTATCACTACCCGAGGACAACTTGCTGTGTCGGCCATGACCGATCTGGCACTGCGCCAAAAAATGCGCCCTGTGGCCTTGTCCACCATCAGCGTGCGCCAGGGCAGCTCCCTTTCGTACCTTGAGCAACTCTTTAGTGCACTGCGCCGTGCGGGCCTGGTCGACAGCACACGCGGCCCCGGTGGTGGTTACACGCTGGCGCGCAAGGCTGACCAAATCTCGGTGGCGGAAATTATTCTGGCGGTTGAGAACCTCAAGGCCGATGAGTTGCAGAACATGGGCACCGGGCAAGCGGCGCAGGTGAAATCCATGACCGGTGATCTGTGGAGCAGTTTCAATTCGCGCGTCATGGAATACCTGCAATCGGTCAGCCTGCAGAGCCTTGTGGCCCAGCAGCTTGAAAAAGGGGTGGCTGCCGATGAGCCTGCGCGCGCCGTGGCCCCCAAGCCCAAACTGGCCCCCAAGCCGCAGCCCCTGATGGCGCGTGTGGGTGTACCCAACTCGGTATTCGCGCTCGGTTCCATTCCCCTATTGCAGCGGCGATAA
- the nhaR gene encoding transcriptional activator NhaR, whose protein sequence is MNFKHLRYFWAVAKAGGVMRAGEQLHTTPQTLSGQIKQLEEWLGRDLFRKRGRSIELTSEGRVALGYAEQIFALGDELEKSIRLARGQEKPLGFRVGVADSIAKSVAYHLLEPALGMAQQVHMSCQEGKFPELIAQLSVNKLDLVLADEPVSKKIGVKAFNHPLGTSGMSFLCAPRLRTQLEGPFPQCLHGAPMLIQGPMSSLRQQLDHWLTKHHLQPRVVGEFDDSALMNAFGREGRGVFTSPTVLDEETTVQYGVEVIGRSSDLVEEFFAISIERRITHPCVVAITRAAKADLFAR, encoded by the coding sequence ATGAACTTCAAGCATCTGCGCTATTTCTGGGCCGTGGCCAAGGCAGGCGGGGTGATGCGGGCTGGCGAGCAACTGCACACCACACCCCAAACACTATCCGGCCAGATCAAGCAGCTTGAAGAATGGCTGGGCCGTGATCTGTTTCGCAAACGTGGACGCAGCATTGAGCTCACCAGCGAAGGGCGCGTGGCTCTGGGCTATGCCGAGCAAATCTTTGCACTGGGAGATGAGCTCGAAAAGTCCATCCGGCTGGCCCGAGGCCAGGAAAAGCCCTTGGGGTTCAGAGTGGGAGTGGCCGACTCCATTGCCAAATCCGTGGCTTATCACTTGCTGGAGCCGGCCCTGGGCATGGCGCAACAGGTGCACATGAGCTGCCAGGAGGGCAAGTTCCCAGAGCTGATAGCGCAGCTGAGTGTGAACAAGCTTGATCTGGTGCTGGCCGACGAGCCCGTCTCCAAAAAAATCGGGGTAAAGGCGTTCAACCACCCCCTCGGCACAAGTGGCATGAGTTTTTTGTGTGCGCCGCGCCTTCGGACACAACTGGAGGGGCCTTTCCCGCAATGCCTGCATGGCGCCCCGATGCTGATTCAAGGGCCCATGTCATCCCTACGCCAGCAACTCGATCATTGGCTGACCAAGCACCATCTCCAGCCCCGCGTGGTCGGTGAATTTGACGACAGTGCTTTGATGAACGCATTCGGACGCGAAGGCCGGGGCGTCTTCACCTCACCAACGGTGCTGGATGAAGAAACCACCGTGCAATATGGCGTCGAGGTGATCGGCAGATCCTCTGACCTGGTGGAAGAGTTTTTCGCCATCTCCATCGAACGGCGCATCACCCATCCCTGCGTTGTAGCGATCACCAGAGCAGCCAAGGCGGATCTGTTTGCACGCTGA